A stretch of the Alnus glutinosa chromosome 6, dhAlnGlut1.1, whole genome shotgun sequence genome encodes the following:
- the LOC133870416 gene encoding stromal 70 kDa heat shock-related protein, chloroplastic: MASSTAQIHGLGTSASFRSNPFHRNLSSSSRAFFFGERFGKAASYPRLRAKARVGPVRVVNEKVVGIDLGTTNSAVAAMEGGKPTIVTNAEGQRTTPSVVAYTKNGDRLVGQIAKRQAVVNPENTFFSVKRFIGRKMSEVDEESKQVSYRVVRDENGNVKLECPAIGKQFAAEEISAQVLRKLVDDASKFLNDKVTKAVVTVPAYFNDSQRTATKDAGRIAGLEVLRIINEPTAASLAYGFERKNNETILVFDLGGGTFDVSVLEVGDGVFEVLSTSGDTHLGGDDFDKRVVDWLAASFKRDEGIDLLKDKQALQRLTETAEKAKMELSSLTQTNISLPFITATADGPKHIETTITRAKFEELCSDLLDRLKTPVENSLRDAKLSFKDLDEVILVGGSTRIPAVQELVKKLTGKDPNVTVNPDEVVALGAAVQAGVLAGDVSDIVLLDVSPLSLGLETLGGVMTKIIPRNTTLPTSKSEVFSTAADGQTSVEINVLQGEREFVRDNKSLGSFRLDGIPPAPRGVPQIEVKFDIDANGILSVTAIDKGTGKKQDITITGASTLPSDEVERMVKEADKFSKEDKERRDAIDTKNQADSVVYQTEKQLKELGDKVPGPVKEKVEAKLGELKDAISGGSTQTIKDAMAALNQEVMQLGQSLYNQPGAPGAGAGAGPGPGAGAGPAPGSESGPSESSGKGPEGDVIDADFTDSK, from the exons ATGGCGTCCTCCACCGCCCAAATCCATGGCCTCGGCACTAGTGCATCGTTCCGGAGCAATCCCTTTCACCGGAATCTCTCGTCGTCCTCGAGAGCGTTCTTCTTTGGGGAGAGATTCGGGAAAGCGGCGTCATATCCGAGGCTGAGAGCGAAGGCTAGGGTTGGGCCGGTGAGGGTAGTGAACGAGAAGGTGGTGGGGATCGATCTGGGGACGACAAACTCGGCGGTGGCGGCGATGGAGGGAGGGAAGCCGACGATCGTGACTAACGCGGAGGGGCAGCGAACGACGCCGTCGGTGGTGGCGTACACTAAGAACGGGGACAGGCTGGTGGGGCAAATCGCGAAGCGCCAGGCGGTGGTGAATCCGGAGAACACGTTCTTCTCCGTGAAGAGGTTCATAGGGAGGAAGATGTCAGAGGTGGACGAGGAGAGCAAGCAGGTATCGTACAGGGTCGTCAGGGACGAGAATGGGAATGTTAAGCTCGAATGCCCCGCTATTGGGAAACAATTTGCTGCCGAAGAAATCTCCGCTCAG GTTTTGAGAAAGCTTGTGGATGATGCTTCAAAGTTTTTGAATGATAAAGTTACTAAAGCTGTGGTAACGGTGCCTGCTTACTTCAATGACTCCCAAAGGACAGCGACAAAGGATGCTGGTCGGATTGCTGGTTTAGAAGTTCTTCGAATCATTAATGAACCTACTGCTGCTTCGTTAGCATATGGGtttgaaaggaaaaacaatGAGACCATCTTGGTATTTGACCTTGGTGGTGGTACTTTTGATGTCTCAG TGCTTGAGGTTGGTGATGGAGTTTTTGAAGTTCTTTCTACCTCTGGAGATACGCACTTGGGCGGTGATGATTTCGACAAG AGAGTTGTTGATTGGCTTGCTGCAAGCTTCAAGAGAGATGAAGGAATAGATCTATTGAAGGACAAACAAGCTCTTCAGCGGCTAACAGAGACGGCTGAGAAAGCTAAGATGGAGTTGTCATCTTTAACGCAGACAAACATTAG TTTGCCATTCATTACTGCCACTGCAGATGGTCCCAAACACATTGAAACTACCATCACTAGGGCCAAATTTGAGGAATTGTGTTCTGACCTTCTTGACAG GCTTAAAACACCAGTTGAAAATTCCTTGAGGGATGCCAAACTCTCCTTTAAAGATCTTGATGAGGTGATCCTTGTTGGAGGATCAACACGTATCCCGGCTGTTCAGGAGCTTGTGAAGAAGTTGACTGGGAAGGATCCCAATGTGACAGTTAATCCTGATGAAGTTGTTGCCCTAGGGGCTGCAGTTCAG GCTGGTGTTTTGGCTGGGGATGTCAGTGATATCGTGCTCTTGGATGTTTCACCGTTGTCACTAGGTCTAGAAACTCTAGGTGGTGTAATGACAAAGATCATCCCAAGAAATACTACTTTGCCGACCTCCAAGTCAGAGGTTTTCTCCACAGCTGCAGATGGGCAGACTAGTGTTGAGATTAATGTTCTTCAAGGCGAGCGGGAGTTTGTTAGGGACAATAAATCTCTTGGCAGTTTCCGTCTGGATGGTATCCCACCTGCACCTCGTGGGGTTCCTCAAATTGAAGTAAAATTTGACATTGATGCCAATGGTATCCTCTCGGTCACTGCTATTGACAAGGGCACAGGAAAGAAGCAAGACATTACCATTACTGGTGCTAGCACCTTGCCCAGTGATGAG GTGGAGAGGATGGTTAAGGAAGCAGATAAGTTTTCAAAGGAGGATAAGGAGAGGAGAGATGCCATTGACACAAAGAACCAAGCTGATTCTGTTGTCTACCAGACGGAGAAGCAACTCAAGGAGCTGGGAGACAAGGTTCCCGGGCCAGTGAAAGAAAAGGTGGAGGCAAAACTTGGAGAGCTCAAGGATGCAATTTCAGGGGGTTCAACCCAAACCATTAAGGATGCCATGGCAGCCCTTAACCAGGAAGTCATGCAGCTTGGTCAGTCCCTTTACAACCAACCGGGTGCTCCTGGTGCCGGTGCCGGTGCCGGTCCTGGTCCTGGTGCTGGTGCTGGGCCTGCACCTGGGAGTGAATCTGGGCCTTCAGAATCATCGGGCAAGGGGCCTGAAGGGGATGTTATTGATGCAGATTTCACCGATAGCAAGTGA
- the LOC133871226 gene encoding protein OSB1, mitochondrial-like, which produces MSAHRFRALTRNPTRFSLQRLASSAASPGRSPKFFTDDVEVGSAVYRHALKLQRPTTIKWTTQLVNSVSLIGLVDYPLRIIKSKTGRLGAYTLLSVEASRDSNATFRILMEMWDEMAEMCLKHLEPNDFVYVSGRLWSYKKDLKTCYKVIANELNYIDQGFQGPNRHKVEGSQAGAGGAGLEVDKNRLYLWQVFFTNPYEWWDNRKHKVNSWQPDFRHRHTGETLWLSPNDPPWIKRQLQLLDTQMATQSQGDCVGSRSRSRVSMWVYDD; this is translated from the exons ATGAGTGCGCACCGTTTCAGAGCCCTAACGAGGAACCCAACCCGGTTCTCTCTGCAACGGCTGGCCTCGTCGGCGGCGAGCCCTGGACGGTCACCGAAATTCTTCACCGACGATGTTGAGGTCGGCAGCGCAGTGTACCGGCACGCGCTGAAACTCCAGCGTCCCACCACCATAAAGTGGACGACGCAGTTGGTGAACTCCGTTAGCTTAATCGGGTTGGTGGACTATCCATTGAGGATCATCAAGTCGAAAACCGGTAGATTGGGTGCTTACACTCTTCTATCCGTCGAAGCCTCCCGTGATTCCAATGCCACATTTAG GATACTAATGGAGATGTGGGACGAGATGGCAGAAATGTGTCTAAAGCATTTAGAACCGAATGATTTTGTCTATGTTTCAGGTCGTTTATGGTCTTACAAAAAGGATCTCAAAACATGTTACAAG GTCATCGCAAACGAGTTGAATTATATTGACCAAGGTTTCCAAGGCCCAAATCGCCACAAAGTTGAGGGGTCACAAGCAGGAGCAG GAGGAGCCGGCTTGGAAGTGGATAAAAACCGCCTCTACTTGTGGCAGGTGTTTTTCACCAATCCATATGAATGGTGGGATAACAGGAAACATAAGGTAAATTCTTGGCAGCCAGATTTCAGGCACAGGCATACTGGTGAGACTCTCTGGTTGAGTCCGAATGATCCTCCGTGGATTAAAAGACAACTGCAGTTACTTGATACACAGATGGCAACACAAAGCCAAGGAGATTGTGTAGGTTCCCGTTCCCGTTCCCGTGTCTCTATGTGGGTGTATGATGACTAG